tgcattaccatttcctgcatatagtcctgacttaaatcccattgagaacatttgggggatgatgaaggaatgtgtgaatcaaaaggggttgacaaaaattgaagacatgaagagagaagtggtccgatactgggacagcataacccacgagacactaacctctctgataggaagtatgcctacccgtcttaaactgtgccgtgaagctcaaggagacttgataaatattaaattgttacctacacaacatgaaaaggtcagttcactttcacaatacattcaattttatctgatttgttctcgtttaataatatgaaatgctttagctattctcaataattttgaaccatactgtatatgtttatttacaatatctCGTATTGCAATCAGGTGtaattttaaatacatatttacaaaaagcACTAGATCTCCATATATCTTCAACATCAAGTCATTGCAAATGGGTGTcccataaaactagcatggtcGCTGGAACGTACAACACTCCATACTAAGTCCTCGAGCAATCTTTGTCACCTCGTGGTCATGTGACTCGTCCAGATCAGCTGCTGAAAGATGGTCCTGGTTCTCGAAGTTTTGTCGGATGAAGTTGTAGCACTGCCTGACTTGTCTCCGCTTGTTTGTGGCCAGTCGTAGGTACACCTGGCGGACACCTTCAGCTACACACTTCCTGTTGAGCAGAAGTAAGCCGTGTCCAACATGGCCGTCATTGGCTGCATCTCTCCCGATCTTCTCAGACAGTTCCACGATGTAgatgtctgaaatgaaagaggGAAATATAAGTACTGGTACATCAAATTACAACTTGATTCAACATATAATATTTTCTACAAAGAATTCCTTTGCATCTAAGAAATAAGGAAGTTATTGGCCGTAAAAATGTATACAGCAGTTCAACCGGAGAAACTGACTTGGAATTCCCCCAGAATGAAAGATGTACATACCTATAAGCCGGACTTGTTCCAGGAATCTATCCTGCATTTCAATGAGACTGAAGAGTTGGAAGGAGGCAGACACAGGGTCATCCTTCTTCTGGACAGAAGATGGCGGCAGATTAGTGGCAGCCGGGGAACAGATCTGATTGGCACAGGTGGAGGTTGCCATGTTTTCAAATTAATTGCAGTGGCGTGTTTGAAAGAATGCTGATAACTGTTAGATATCCGTTGAGGCGATGTGAATGGAACGCATCACACATTCTGCCTCTATATACCTGTCCGTGTGACACTGAGACATGGAGCAGTCTGGTGGAGGAGATACAAGTTGTGCTATCCCATTAATAAGATTGGCAAGGATTTTCCTAGTTAACCCTGCCTCACTGACCTAATCTCATCGTCCGCTGAGGGTGCCGGTCCGGAAAGTGTTTGATTGGCAGGTGGATTACAGATGTGTATAACCTGTTGTTACAGCGGTGAAGCTGTGTTCAGTCAACGTTGTCACAGACTACTTTGATTAGAAATC
The nucleotide sequence above comes from Haliotis asinina isolate JCU_RB_2024 chromosome 5, JCU_Hal_asi_v2, whole genome shotgun sequence. Encoded proteins:
- the LOC137283369 gene encoding uncharacterized protein, whose amino-acid sequence is MATSTCANQICSPAATNLPPSSVQKKDDPVSASFQLFSLIEMQDRFLEQVRLIDIYIVELSEKIGRDAANDGHVGHGLLLLNRKCVAEGVRQVYLRLATNKRRQVRQCYNFIRQNFENQDHLSAADLDESHDHEVTKIARGLSMECCTFQRPC